One Sparus aurata chromosome 5, fSpaAur1.1, whole genome shotgun sequence genomic window carries:
- the me2 gene encoding NAD-dependent malic enzyme, mitochondrial isoform X1, whose protein sequence is MLSRLRTTWSLRPCVSVCRWAHTKDKGKPLMLNPRTNKGMAFTLQERQILGLHGLLPPKVETQDIQAMRFQNNLKKMVDPLEKYVYLMGIQERNERLFYRVLMEDIEELMPIVYTPTVGLACTQYGHIFRRPKGLFISIRDKGHIRSILDNWPEPIVAAVVVTDGERILGLGDLGVYGMGIPVGKLCLYTACAGIRPERCLPVVIDVGTDNETLLKDPLYMGLYQKRDRSEAYEELIDEFMEAIVDKWGQDTLIQFEDFGNHNAFRLIRRYREKYCTFNDDIQGTASVALAGLLAAQRAVGKPITEHRVLFLGAGEAALGIANLIVMAMMEAGMTQADARQRIWMYDKHGLLIKDRSQEMDSNQEAFIHDSPGNVQSFLDAVNTIKPTAIIGVAGAGRLFTHDVIKSMGALNERPIIFALSNPTTKAECTAEDAYTLTDGRCLFASGSPFDPVTLKNGRVFTPGQGNNAYIFPGVALAVILSGVRHISDTVFLEAAKTLAEQLTDKELEEGRLYPPLSNIREVSVQMAVKVVEYVYANGMAFRYPEPLDKDSFVRSTVWDTSYDSFLPDTYDWPGVSFSPKTN, encoded by the exons ATGTTGTCCAGACTGAGAACAACGTGGTCCCTGAGGCCCTGTGTCTCTGTTTGCAGATGGGCACACACCAAAGACAAGGGCAAGCCCCTCATGCTCAACCCTCGCACCAACAAA GGCATGGCCTTCACTCTACAGGAGCGACAGATTCTGGGGCTACACGGTCTGTTGCCTCCCAAAGTGGAGACTCAGGACATTCAGGCTATGCGCTTCCAGAATAATCTCAAGAAGATGGTTGATCCCTTAGAAAA ATACGTCTACTTGATGGGCATCCAAGAGAGGAATGAGAGGCTTTTCTATAGGGTGTTGATGGAAGACATAGAGGAACTGATGCCAATTGTTTACACTCCCACCGTAGGCCTTGCCTGCACACAGTATGGACACATCTTCAGGAGACCCAA AGGCTTGTTCATCTCCATTCGGGACAAAGGACACATCCGTTCCATCTTGGACAACTGGCCAGAGCCTATTGTTGCA GCAGTAGTAGTAACAGATGGAGAGCGTATTTTAGGATTAGGGGACCTGGGTGTTTATGGAATGGGCATCCCTGTTGGAAAACTTTGCTTGTACACTGCCTGTGCCGGCATTCGACCTGAGAGATGTCTGCCTGTGGTGATAGATGTTGGCACAGACAATGAG ACTCTCCTCAAGGATCCGCTGTACATGGGCCTGTACCAGAAGCGGGATCGCTCTGAAGCCTACGAGGAACTGATTGATGAGTTCATGGAGGCTATAGTGGACAAATGGGGCCAGGACACGCTGATTCAATTTGAGGACTTTGGGAACCACAATGCCTTCCGTCTAATCAGGAGATACAGGGAGAAGTACTGCACCTTCAACGACGATATCCAAG GCACTGCATCTGTAGCTCTTGCTGGTCTGCTCGCAGCTCAGAGAGCCGTTGGCAAACCCATTACTGAACACCGGGTGCTTTTCTTGGGCGCTGGAGAG GCTGCTCTTGGTATTGCTAATCTAATTGTCATGGCCATGATGGAGGCAGGGATGACCCAAGCTGATGCCAGACAGAGGATTTGGATGTACGATAAACATGGCTTACTAATAAAG GACAGATCACAGGAAATGGACAGCAACCAGGAGGCATTTATCCACGACAGTCCAGGGAATGTGCAGAGCTTCCTAGATGCTGTCAACACCATCAAACCCACAGCAATTATTG GTGTGGCAGGAGCTGGACGTCTGTTCACTCACGATGTCATCAAGTCCATGGGAGCCCTGAACGAACGTCCCATCATCTTTGCCCTGAGTAACCCAACCACTAAAGCCGAGTGCACAGCAGAGGACGCCTACACACTCACTGAT GGTAGATGTCTTTTTGCCAGTGGCAGTCCATTCGATCCAGTGACTTTGAAAAATGGCCGCGTCTTCACTCCTGGACAAGGGAACAATGCTTACATCTTCCCAG GTGTGGCCTTGGCTGTGATCCTGAGTGGAGTGAGACACATCAGTGACACAGTGTTCTTAGAGGCTGCCAAG ACCCTTGCAGAGCAGCTGACAGATAAAGAGCTAGAAGAAGGCAGACTCTATCCTCCTCTTTCCAACATCAGAGAGGTCTCTGTCCAGATGGCTGTCAAG GTGGTGGAGTATGTCTATGCTAACGGCATGGCGTTCCGCTACCCTGAGCCTCTGGACAAGGACAGCTTTGTACGGTCCACTGTGTGGGACACCAGCTACGACTCCTTCCTGCCAGACACATACGACTGGCCAGGTGTCAGCTTCAGCCCCAAGACCAACTAG
- the me2 gene encoding NAD-dependent malic enzyme, mitochondrial isoform X2 codes for MLSRLRTTWSLRPCVSVCRWAHTKDKGKPLMLNPRTNKGMAFTLQERQILGLHGLLPPKVETQDIQAMRFQNNLKKMVDPLEKYVYLMGIQERNERLFYRVLMEDIEELMPIVYTPTVGLACTQYGHIFRRPKGLFISIRDKGHIRSILDNWPEPIVAAVVVTDGERILGLGDLGVYGMGIPVGKLCLYTACAGIRPERCLPVVIDVGTDNETLLKDPLYMGLYQKRDRSEAYEELIDEFMEAIVDKWGQDTLIQFEDFGNHNAFRLIRRYREKYCTFNDDIQGTASVALAGLLAAQRAVGKPITEHRVLFLGAGEAALGIANLIVMAMMEAGMTQADARQRIWMYDKHGLLIKDRSQEMDSNQEAFIHDSPGNVQSFLDAVNTIKPTAIIGVAGAGRLFTHDVIKSMGALNERPIIFALSNPTTKAECTAEDAYTLTDGRCLFASGSPFDPVTLKNGRVFTPGQGNNAYIFPGVALAVILSGVRHISDTVFLEAAKTLA; via the exons ATGTTGTCCAGACTGAGAACAACGTGGTCCCTGAGGCCCTGTGTCTCTGTTTGCAGATGGGCACACACCAAAGACAAGGGCAAGCCCCTCATGCTCAACCCTCGCACCAACAAA GGCATGGCCTTCACTCTACAGGAGCGACAGATTCTGGGGCTACACGGTCTGTTGCCTCCCAAAGTGGAGACTCAGGACATTCAGGCTATGCGCTTCCAGAATAATCTCAAGAAGATGGTTGATCCCTTAGAAAA ATACGTCTACTTGATGGGCATCCAAGAGAGGAATGAGAGGCTTTTCTATAGGGTGTTGATGGAAGACATAGAGGAACTGATGCCAATTGTTTACACTCCCACCGTAGGCCTTGCCTGCACACAGTATGGACACATCTTCAGGAGACCCAA AGGCTTGTTCATCTCCATTCGGGACAAAGGACACATCCGTTCCATCTTGGACAACTGGCCAGAGCCTATTGTTGCA GCAGTAGTAGTAACAGATGGAGAGCGTATTTTAGGATTAGGGGACCTGGGTGTTTATGGAATGGGCATCCCTGTTGGAAAACTTTGCTTGTACACTGCCTGTGCCGGCATTCGACCTGAGAGATGTCTGCCTGTGGTGATAGATGTTGGCACAGACAATGAG ACTCTCCTCAAGGATCCGCTGTACATGGGCCTGTACCAGAAGCGGGATCGCTCTGAAGCCTACGAGGAACTGATTGATGAGTTCATGGAGGCTATAGTGGACAAATGGGGCCAGGACACGCTGATTCAATTTGAGGACTTTGGGAACCACAATGCCTTCCGTCTAATCAGGAGATACAGGGAGAAGTACTGCACCTTCAACGACGATATCCAAG GCACTGCATCTGTAGCTCTTGCTGGTCTGCTCGCAGCTCAGAGAGCCGTTGGCAAACCCATTACTGAACACCGGGTGCTTTTCTTGGGCGCTGGAGAG GCTGCTCTTGGTATTGCTAATCTAATTGTCATGGCCATGATGGAGGCAGGGATGACCCAAGCTGATGCCAGACAGAGGATTTGGATGTACGATAAACATGGCTTACTAATAAAG GACAGATCACAGGAAATGGACAGCAACCAGGAGGCATTTATCCACGACAGTCCAGGGAATGTGCAGAGCTTCCTAGATGCTGTCAACACCATCAAACCCACAGCAATTATTG GTGTGGCAGGAGCTGGACGTCTGTTCACTCACGATGTCATCAAGTCCATGGGAGCCCTGAACGAACGTCCCATCATCTTTGCCCTGAGTAACCCAACCACTAAAGCCGAGTGCACAGCAGAGGACGCCTACACACTCACTGAT GGTAGATGTCTTTTTGCCAGTGGCAGTCCATTCGATCCAGTGACTTTGAAAAATGGCCGCGTCTTCACTCCTGGACAAGGGAACAATGCTTACATCTTCCCAG GTGTGGCCTTGGCTGTGATCCTGAGTGGAGTGAGACACATCAGTGACACAGTGTTCTTAGAGGCTGCCAAG ACTCTGGCTTAA